The region CCCCGATCCCGTATTTTGACGGAAGGCTTGCAACCGGGAGCAACATACCACATTCCCGCATAATCAGTCTCCTTTTTCTGTATAACTCTGCAAGCAATGTACCAGGCGCAGGAGAACCTGCTTTCTTCATCCGGACAATGCTATAATGGTTAAATCCTCTGCAGCCTGGTGCAGGTTATATAACTTCCTAGCCCTTTACCGCTCCTGCGGCCACGCCCTTTATGATATATTTCTGACAGCTTAAATAAAAAACAATAATAGGGAAAATGGCCAAAACCAGCATCGCCATCATGGCTCCCATATCAATGGAGCCGTATCCGCCCTTTAAGTTCTGAATAACCATTGGTATTGTACCTTTTTCCTGCGGAAGAATCAAGCTTGGAAGTAAATAATCGTTCCAGATCCACATGGCATTTAAGATGGCAACCGTCACTGCCGTTGGCCGTAACATAGGAAACACCACATGAAAATAGGTCTGCATGGGAGAGCAGCCGTCAATCATCGCCGCCTCTTCGATCTCAAGGGGAATGGCCTTCACAAAACCGCAGAATAAAAATACCGCCTGCCCGGCTCCAAAGCCCAGGTAAAGAAGTACCAGGCCGTACATGGAGTTTAGGTATAAATCATTGGCTGTCTTTGACATGGTGAACATGACCATTTGAAATGGCACGATCATGGCAAAAACAAAAACATAGTATAATAGTCCGGTAAATGTGGATTTCACTCTGGTCAGATACCAGGCTGTCATGGATGTGAACAGGATGATCACCGCCACAGAAGCTACCGTAATAAACAGGGATCTGCCAAAGGCCGGAAATAACCCTGTTTTCCGGATGCCTTCCACATAATTGGCTACCCCCACATAAGTCCCTGCCTTTGGAAGCTGGAAGGGTGCATCGCTGATATACAGCTTGCTTTTAAAGGAATTTATGAATACCAGAACAATGGGGAATAAAAACGCAAGAGAGAGGGCGGTAAGCACGGCTGTGAGAATTGCTCCCGTGGTTTTTCCTACCTCCATTTGCTGGATTTCCATGGTTTTTCTCTTTCTGTTCATCAGTTTTCCACCTCCTTACGCCGTGTCAGGGAAAGCTGGGTCAGGGAAATGACCGCAACCATGAGAAAGAACACCGTGGCCTTTGCCTGACCAACCCCTTCCCAGCCCACTCTGCCGTAAAAGGTGCTGTAAATATCAAGGGCGAGCATGCTGGTCTGCCTTCCCGGCCCACCCGCCGTCAATGCCAGGTTCTGGTCAAACAGCTTAAAGGAATTTGTCAGGGTCAGAAACAGACAGATGGTAAAGGACGGCATCACCATGGGAATCATGATCCTCTTTAAGATTTGGAATCTGGTGGCCCCGTCGATCCTGGCGGCTTCAACCAGCTCTCCCGGTACATTCTGAAGACCTGCAATGTAAATAATCATCATATATCCGATGAGCTGCCAGTTCATCAGGATTACCAGACCCCAGAAGCCGTACTTGGCGCTGAAGGAAAGGGTAACTCCGAATTTTGCTAGGATCCCGTTTAACAGAAGCTGCCAGATATAACCAAGCACAATGCCGCCGATTAAGTTTGGCATGAAAAATACGGTCCGGAACAGGTTTGTTCCCTTGATCCCTCTTGTAAGGACATAGGCCAGCAGAAATCCCAGGGTATTAATGGACACCACGGATACAAGGGTGAACTTTACGGTAAATCCCAGGGCATTGATAAAATTCCGGTCCATAAATATTTTTTTATAATTTGAAATCCCCACCCAGGATGCATCCTTTACCGTAGTGAATTCTGTAAAGGATAAATAGATGCCTATGACAAACGGGTACAGAAATGCAATGGTAAATGCGGCCAGTGTGGGAAGTACGAATATTGGAAAGTACCGTTTCATTGACTTTTGCATAGCAGCTCTCCTTCTAAACTCTTTCTCTTTTTGGGCAAAAAATCTTCGATGAGCCTGGGCTGATCAGATTTTCTAGTATAAAAATGGGTGAGGCATCTCCCTCGCGCTCACCCATTTCCGTCTGAAACTATTTTAATTCTTTTATTTTGTCATGGCTTTCTCATTTGCCCAGTCGGCCTTCATATCATCTACAACGGCCTGCCAGTCTTTGCCTCCCTGTGCGTATTCAAGCAGGGATGCTCCAAAGTTATCCTTAAAAGTCTGGCTTGGGAAGGACGTAAAGTTCCAGGATACGGAGTATAAGTCCTTATTATTCATATACCGGTCTATTTCCTTTGCCAGTGGATCGGTTGGCTTTTCATCTGCTGTAAAGGTATCAAAGGGAGCGATAAAGCCCAGTTTGTTGGTGACATAATCCTTTCCTGTTTCGGAAGTAAAGAGCCACTCCAGGAAATCCAATGATGCCTTCTGGTCCTCTTCCTTTGCCTGGCTGTTGATGGAGAAGAAGTTTTCCGTTCCAATGCAAAGCCCCTGCTTTTCCTCACCGCTTACTCCGGTATAGATAGGAAGGAATTTGACATCCTCTTCCTTCACCGTGTTTCCGTCAACGCCGGACACCTGTCCCCAGCCCCAATTTCCGTTCTGTACCATAGCTACCTTACCCAGAGCAAATTCAGCCATGGAATCCTCAACGGTTTTAGCACCTACCATCTTGGGATCGGTACAGGAGTTGTTAATATATAAGTCAAAGATGTTCTTGTAATTGTCCGCATATTTAAAATCAAGGGCATCCTTATCGGATACGTTATCATCCTTATATTCATAGTAAACCGGAAGGTTTGCCAGATGAGTCTGCCATCTCCAATCCTCGCCTGGAGCAAAGGAAGTGGATGCAAATACGCCCTCAATTCCAAGGTCAGCCTTTCTTGCCTGCATATCCTCTGCAACGGCTTTGAGTACAGTAAAATTATTGATCTCATCCATGGATTTTGCCTTTGCGCCGTCAAGAGCAAAATACTTCTTCATGATAGCGTCATTATAAATAATACCATAGCCTTCCACTACGTAAGGAATGCCGTAGACTCCGTCCCCATCTTTCACAGCCAGATCTTTATCAACCAGATGTCCATAGATTGCAGTATCCTTTAAATCCTTGCAGTATTTTGCCCAGGCCTTATAACCGATGGGTCCGTTGATCTGAAACAGTGTGGGGGGTTCTTTTTTTGCAACTTCCGATTTTAAAGTCTGCTCATAGGTTCCTGCCGCTGCTGTCTGCACCTTCATCGGCACACCGGTCTCCTCGGTATACTTGCCTGCAAGCTCCACCCATGTGTCCGCCACCTCCGGCTTAAAATTCAGATAATAAATCTGCCCCTTGGCTTCTGCCGTATCATCTGCCTTTGCTGCAGTGGTTTCCGCTGCCTGTGTTTTCTCCCCTGCCCCAGTTGTTTCCGGGGCCTTATTGGAAGAACAGCCCGCAAGTGTCCCGGCTGCCATAGCCGCAGCCAGAGTAAGTACTGCCAGTTTCCTTAGTTTCATAATATCCTCCTTCCGTGCATGTGCACATTCCGGTTGATGGATGGTCCACTCAACCCCCAATTTTTCCCTGTATGGCTTTCATACAGAAGCTTGCTGCGCCCCTTATTTCCGGGCTTTTTTTCCTGGTCAATGGATTTCTTTGGTTTGGTAACGGTATCGGTAACGTTTCCAATGACCTTATGGCTATAAGATATCACAATGCACAAAAAAATGCAATAGATTTTACCAATCTTTCTTTTTTCGTTAATACAGTGTATTTTTATTGTTCTTTTTGTGCACTTTTCACAATTTTACCTCTCATATCGGTAGTCCCCATCAAATCCAGGCCTAACGTCCGATTTTTTCCATAGTCAGATTTTTGTAAACAAAACCTAGGAAATTTGACCCGGAAAGTTAAGAGAAAAGAAATACAAAATCTTCCATTTTCCTGTAGAATGAAAGGGAAAGAAAAACATCTTTCCACTTTGAAAAGGAGGATTTATTATGAGAAAAATGAATAAGCCACTGGCAGCCATTCTAGCAGCCGCAGCAGTACTTTCCATGACCGCTTGTGCCCAGACAGGGACCGCTTCTGTTCCCGGGACCAATGTGACTACAGTCAGCACAAAGGACACCAATACCATACAGGTAAGCAGCACAGAAGGAATTAAAGTTGTTCCTGATATGGCTCAGATCAATTATGCAGTGCTCACCCAGTCCGGTGACCCCAAATCCTGCCAGGAGAAAAACAGCGCAGATACCAACAATGTCATTTCCTTTTTAAAGAATTCCGGCATTGATGAAAAATCCATTCAGACCTCCAGCTATGGCCTTGAGCCGATGTATGACTGGAACAATACGGGCCAGCAGATCACCGGATATCAGATGCGCACAAGCATCACCTTATCTGACCTTCCCTTAGATCAGGTAAGCTCCCTGCTTTCTTCCAGCATAGATGCAGGCATCAACTCCATTGACAGCGTAAACTACCTTTCCAGCAAATACGATGAAACCTACAGGGAAGCTCTGAAAAAGGCAGTGGATGCGGCCAAAGTCAAAGCAGAGGCGATTGCCTCCGCCAGCGGTGTCACTCTGGATGGGATCGCTCATATTGAAGAGATGAACACCTATCCCAATATCAGGTACTCCTCCTCTGTGGCAAAGGAAGATGCTGCTGCAGGTGCCAAATCCGTAGTTGTGGAGCCAGGCCAGATCGGCGTGGAAGCACAGGTGACCGTTACCTACCGGGTAAAGTAAAATTTAATCCCGGTCTGTGGGGGCTGCCCCAGAATTCGTACCAGAGTAATTTAAAAAATGAGCCTTGAATTGGCACCAGGACCAATTCAAGGCTCATTTTTATCTGGGATTGCTGTATTCTTCTATCGTTTCCTAAGAATTTTCTTAAAAATCTGATCATCTTAGGACGTGATTTCTGTATTAAGAACGTCGGTCCTCCACCTGAACCTCCATCCGGCTGATGGGAATCTCAATTCCTGCCGCTTCAAACTCCAGCTTAACCCTTTCTAAGATTTCCCACCTCACCGGCCAGTAATCATCTATGGAGGTCCAGCCACGGCCGCCGATGGTAACGGAATTTTCCGTTAAGTCACTGACGAAAACATCTATGGGTTCTTCTTTAAGGACCTTCTCCTGACTGTGGAAAATTCGTCCCATGATTTCCTTTGCTTTTTTCAGATCCGAATGGTACCCGATCCCCACCAGAACATCCAGCCGTCTCTTATCCATTGCGGTCACGTTGGTGAGAGGGGAATTAGAAAGGGTTCCGTTGGGAATGACCACCTGCTTATTGTCGCCTGTGTTCAAAACCGTGTACACAAGTCCGATGGAGCGGACCGTACCTTCCCCATCCTTTGATACAATATAATCTCCCACCCGGAAAGGCTTCATAAGAAGGATCAGCACCCCGCCGGCAAAATTAGCAAGGCTTCCCTGAACTGCCAGACCCACGGCAATACTGGCAGATCCCAGAAGGGCTACAATGGAAGCCGAATTCACGCCGATTTGCCCGGCTATCATGAAAGCCAGCAGACAGTACATGGCGGCATTTAACACAGACAGAAGGAACTTTCTTAAGCTGACCTCCATATCTACCCTCTTAAAGGAGCGGTTCAGCATATGATAGATGAGCTTAATGATCCTGGAACCTATGAAAAAAATCACCAGTGCGATCAAAAGCTTTATTCCGAATGCAATCACTTCGGGAGCCCAGCTCCTTAAGGTTTCCATCACTGCATTGTTTCTAAGCTGGTCTAAGTTTTCCTGTACCTCCTGCTGAAGCTCCCCCAAAGTCTCCTCCGGCAGTACATTGGAACCTATATGAAATATCATTTAAAAACCTCCTGATCCATTATCATTTTTACGCCTGATCTTTACTTTCGCCTTTCGCTTTTTTCTTATATGCAGACTTTCCGGCCTTTTTCCCTGCGATTAAGGCGCTCTTTTTCTCAGGGGTACAGGCAAAGACTAAAACGCTTAAGGGGGCAAGGGTGATTTCTATGGAATCAGGCCTTTCGTCCGCCTCTTTTTTCTTAGAAGTCTTTACCCGGGGATTCACGCGGCCCTCCCCGCCGAAGGCCTGATGGTCGCTGTTTAAGATTTCCTTATACTTTCCTTCAAAGGGAACTCCTACCGGGTATTTCTCATGGAGCACAGTATCGAAGTTACAGAGGATGAGAAGGGTTTCTTCCTTTTTCTTTGTTTTTCTTAAAAAGCCTGTGATACTGTCCTTGGAATCCGTACACTCCACCCATTCAAATCCCTCCGGATCATAATCCATCTGATACAGGGCCGGCTGGCTCATATACAGATGGTTTAAGGCCTTTACGAATTCCTTTGTCCGTTTATGAACCGGTTCGGCAAGGATCTCCCAGTCAAGGCTTTTGTTTTCATCCCATTCGCTGACCTGAGCAAAATCCTGTCCCATGAACAGAAGCTTTTTACCGGGATGCCCCATCATGAAGCCATAGGCCGCCCGTAAATTGGACGCCTTTGCTTCCAGGGTATCCCCCGGCATTTTGCCGATCATGGAGCCTTTCCCATGAACCACCTCGTCATGGGAGAATACAAGAATGAAATCTTCACTGTAAGCGTAAAGCATGCTGAAGGTCATCTCTCCATAGTGATGCTTGCGAAAATAAGGGTCGCACTGCATGTAGCCGGTAAAGTCATTCATCCAGCCCATGTTCCATTTATAATCAAAACCAAGGCCATCGTCCTTAACACCAGCCGTGATCCTGGGCCATGCCGTAGATTCCTCCGCAATGAGAACCGCCCCGTCCTTTCTGCTCTTAAATATGGAGTTTAAGTGCTTTAAGAACTCCACGGCTTCCAGGTTCTCATGACCGCCGTAAATATTGGGAATCCATTCTCCAGGTTCTTTTCCGTAATCCAAATACAGCATGGAAGCCACCGCATCCATGCGGATTCCGTCGGCATGATACTTTTCCACCCAAAACAGGGCATTGGCAATGAGAAAATTGCTGACTCCCGGTCTGCCGTAATTATAAATCAAAGTGCCCCAATGAGGATGGGCTCCCTGTCTTGGGTCTTTATGCTCATAAACGCAGGTCCCGTCAAAGCCCGCCAGTCCAAAGCTGTCTCTGGGGAAATGAGCCGGAACCCAGTCTAAGATTACGCCGATTTCCTGCTTATGCATGTAATCCATAAAATACATAAAATCATCAGGCGTTCCATAGCGGCTGGTAGGTGCATAATAACCGGTCACCTGATATCCCCAGGAAGCATCCAGGGGATGCTCCATAATGGGAAGGAGCTCCACATGGGTGTAGCCCATATCCTTCACGTATTCCGCCAGCTTTCCTGCCAACTCACGGTAATTATAGAATTCAGAGCCAACGACCTGGCTACCGTCATCATCAAGCGTTGCTTCCTTCCGAAGCCAGGAGCCTAAGTGAACCTCATAAATGGACATAGGCCTTTGCTTGGTATCAATTCCTGCCCGTTTTTTCATCCATTCCTGGTCACTCCATGAATACCGGTTAATGTCCCAGATCACGGAAGCAGTATCAGGTCGCAGCTCGCTGTAATTGCCATAAGGATCACTTTTTAGCTGAGGCTTCCCGTTTTTATGCTTCAGCTCATACTTATAAATCATCCCTGCCCTTAAGCCGGGAATAAACAATTCAAAAATACCGGAATCCCCCAGCCTCCTCATCTGGTGACGCCTGCCATCCCACAGGTTAAAATCCCCTACCACGCTGACACGCATGGCACATGGTGCCCACACGGAAAAATATACCCCTTCCGCATCGCCGGCAGTCATAGGGTGCGCCCCCATTTTTTCGTAGATACTGTAGTGAATTCCGGATTCAAACTTTTTAAGATCTCCTTCTGTGTAGAAGGGTGGATAGGAATAGGGATCCAGACATTCCTCTGACGTCCCATTGTCATAAGTGATCAGCAGAATATAGGCTGCTGCTGTTTTCCTCGGTATGAGAGCCGCAAAAAATCCAGCTTCATCCGCAAGCTCCATAGGGTATTCCTTACCGCTTTCCTTAAACCGGACAATCACCGATTCTGCCGTAGGAATAAATGCCTGGATAAGCAGTCCCTGCTCTGTGATATGGGGTCCCAGAATGTTGTGGGGATTCGCTGCTTCTGAATATACAATTTCCTCAATGCCGGCCCAATCCATTAAATCATACAATTTTCCATCCATACATAACCCTCCTGCTCCCTCTTTATGAAAATATTTTATCACTCAGGCATGTAATTTTCAAGAGTTTGCCGGGAATTGAAGGTCATTTGGACCTAGCGTAAGCCAGCATTAAATCAACCATCCTGCCATAGCTGTTGACCCCATCGGACTGGCTGTTAAGCTTTAAATAAGTATCATTCATCCGGTTGGATACCTCGGCAGTTTTCCCCTCGTATTTCCCCCAGAATTCATTGTTGTGCCTTAAATCCTCCCATGCCTTTTCACTAAGCTGCCCGCAGATTTCCCAATAAGCTTCCTGATCCGCTTTTGCCAGGGCATTGGTGGCATAGATCCAGCCGGTGAGATATCCGCTGTAGCGGAACCCTTCATTATCAGAGCCAATGCATGCCAGATAACCAATGAAATTAGCCTCATCCTCCCTCATGAATCCTCTTAAGTGAGACAGCTCATGGCATACGGTATGGGGAATGTTGTAATCCGGCATGGACCGGTTATAAGTGGCCTCCACCGTAAAAGGGGAATACTGTCCGCAAAGCTGCTGGACCGAAAAGAAGTAAGACCAAATGAGAGGCTTTGGCTGCGGGTAATAGCCTGCCAGCTCCGGATAAATCTCACCCAGCCCCTTCATGGCCTTCACGCTTTCCTTTCCCAGGCTTTTTCTGTCCGTTTCCCGAAGGATTCCTTCTCCGCACAACTGGTTAACGTCAGCCGTTAGCTGCTGGCAGAGGCTTTTTAACTCATCAAGGGAAGACTTCCTCACCTCCAGCCCGGAATAGCTGGAAAAGGGGTTCCGGTAATAGTTGATCCCGCAGTTAACCGTGAACAGCAAAAAAAGGCCGGTAACAAGAAACACGGCTCTTATAAGAATCCTCTTTCCTTCCCTGTGGTGGATAAACACGTAACAGACGGCATATAAAACAAACAGAAAAGCGGCTGCTTCCACAAGCGCAAAGGAAAAAATCCCTGTCCCCCTTCCCATGCTACCCACCATGACCCGGTAAACCCGTCTGGCATACCAGTCCCCGAATCCCGGAACCTTTCTTGCTAATATCTGAAGCAGCAATGAAACTGCAAACATAATCCCAGAAGCTGCTAAAAGACTTCTGTCAATATTCCGGCTTCTCCCTCCCATGTTCCGGCTCCCCCTGGTGTATTTTTATGATCTGAATTCATAATACCATGGGTTTATGGACAATCCGTAGAGTATTTGTGAATATTTTCTTACCATTTTGTAAAACCCCTTGCGTTATATATCAATCTCATTTAAACTTTGTAAAGGAACCATCAGGAAGAAAGCACCTTGGGGGGATCCCGTTATGTCCGGAAGACGTGGACAAAATTAAGGAAGCACCCTGCGGGTATCCCGTTATGTCCGGAAAACGTGGACAAAATTAAGGAAAAGAAGTGAAATCATATGAAAAGAGACGACAACATGCCAAAGGAACGGGAATCGTTTAACTGGAGAGAAGAAATCATCAGTTGGATCAAGATCATCATTACTGCCGCTGTCATTGCATTTTTGCTCAATAATTTCATCATTGCCAACAGCAGAGTGCCAAGCGGGTCTATGGAACAGACCATTATGACAGGGGACCGGGTCATCGGCTCCAGGCTTTCCTATTATTTTGGCGATCCTGAGCGGGGAGATATAGTCATTTTTCATTTCCCTGATGATCCCACCGGAAAGACCTATTACGTCAAACGGGTCATCGGCCTTCCCGGCGACGTCATCGATATCCGGAACGGAAAGGTTTACTTGAACAATTCTGAAACGCCTCTACAAGAGCCTTATCTTCCGGAGGCAATGGATCCGGAACCTGACGCTCATTACGAAGTGCCGGAAAACTGTTACTTCATGCTTGGAGACAACCGGAATTTTTCCGCAGACGCAAGAAGATGGAAGCACAAATATGTGGAAAAAGACAAAATCATCGCAAAAGTCCTGTTCCGCTATTTCCCTTCCGTTAAAAAAATTGAATAATTGAAAAACGCAGGCCAGGAGCCATACTCCCTGCCTGCGTTTTTATATATCCTCTTACCACTGGTAATATTTGACCAGAGCCTGTGTTCCCTCGTCCCCATGGCCGGAGGCAGCCATGGACTCATACATGGAAAGCACGTGATCCAGCACGCCAAGGCATATCCCTGCGTCTTTAGCCTCTCCTTGTGCAAGCTTCATGTCCTTGATAAAATGCTTGATGAAAAATCCGGGAGCAAAATCTCCGGAAAGGATCCTGGGAGCCATAGCGTTTAACTGGGTACTTCCTGCTGCGCCGGTGGCAATGGAATCCACCATGACCCCAACGTCAAGCCCGTTGGCTTTTGCATAAACCATTGCTTCACATACCCCGGAAATGGCTCCTGCAATGGCTATCTGATTGCACATCTTGGTATGCTGGCCATTGCCGGCTTTCCCTTCATACTGAATGGACTTTCCCATTGCCTCAAAAACGGGAAGGCAACGATCAAAGGCCTCCCGTTCTCCTCCTGCCAGTATGGTAAGGGTCCCTTCCCTTGCCCCGGTATCTCCGCCTGTCACAGGGGCATCCAATGCCGTCAGCCCGGACTTCCCGGCCTCTTGGCTGATCCGCACCGCAAGCTTTGGACTGGTGGTTGTCATGTCAATCAGGCAGGTTCCAGGGTCAGCGTTTGCGATGATTCCATTTTCTCCGAAGTACACCTCTTCCACATCTTCCGGATACCCTACGATGGTGATGACCGCATCCCTGCCTTTGGAGCAGGCCCTTACATCCTCACACCATATGGCTCCCTCTGAAATAACATCCTCTGCCTTGCTTCTTGTTCTGGTATATACTGCCACCTCAAAGCCGGCCTTCATTAAATTGCGTACCATGGATTTTCCCATAATCCCAATACCGATAAATCCGATCTTTTTCATATGTTTTACCCCTTCCCCCAATTTTTACGATCTATTTTCAATATCCATTACCATATCTACCCGGCGCTGGTGTCTTCCGCCTTCGTATTTTGCATCCAGCCATTCTTCTGTGATCATCTTTGCCATTTCCAGGCCAATGACCCTGGCACCAAAGCAAAGAACATTGGAATCATTGTGCATTCTGGAAAGCTTTGCCGTGTAAGGCTCGCTGCACACACATGCCCGGATTCCACGGACCTTGTTGCAGGCAAGGGAGATTCCCACTCCTGTCCCGCAGACAGCGATTCCCAGATCAGCTTCCCCGTCCACAACGGCGCGCCCAACTCTTTCCCCATATTCCGGATAATCACAGCTCTCCGTGGAATTGGTTCCAAAGTCGATTACCTCATATCCCTTGCTCTCTAAAAATTCCTTGATATAATTCTTCATTTCTATGGCCGTATGGTCATTTCCCATTGCAATCTTCATTGTTGTTCTCCTGTCATTTTGTCGTTGCCTGCCGAACATGAAAACATGCAATGCAGGCATATTCCTGGGGTTTAATGCTTGTGCAAAATATATCCGGCATTTAACATATCATAAATGCCGGATTTTATCAAGTTTCTGAACCTTCCCTGCCGTTCCTTGCCCCCTGGCTGCCGTAAAATTCCAGAATCTTATCCATTCTGGAAGCCATATTGGCAAGGAGTAAATCTGCGGTAGTGAGGGCCGCCATGGCTTCCACCACCACCACTGCACGGGGAACCACAATAGGGTCATGGCGGCCCTTGATCCGGATCTCTGTTTCCTCTCCCCGGCGGGTTACGGTTTTCTGAGGCTGAGCCACAGACGGTGTTGGTTTAAATGCGGCACGAAGGACTACCTGGGAACCATCGCTGATTCCTCCAAGAATCCCTCCTGCATGGTTGGCGGTCTTTTCCACGCTCTTATGGATTCCTTTGCAAAAACCGTCGTTGTTCTGGGAGCCCAGAGCGCGGGCGGCCATAAAGCCATCCCCGATTTCAAAGCCTTTGACTGCCCCGATAGACAGGACCGCCTTTGCAAGAGCCGCATCGTATTTATCAAATACCGGGTCTCCGATGCCGGCCGGTACTCCGTCAATGATACATTCCACCACACCTCCCACAGAGTCCAGTTTCTCCATCATCTCTTCTAAGTATTCTTCAGCCAGAGCAGCCGTTTCCTGATCCGGCATGAAAAGGCGGTTTTTCTCACGCTCTTTGATATTAAAATGCTCCTGCTTTGCCTCATAGGGACCAACGGATCTGGTGTAAGCGGTTACGGTAATCCCCAGGCTTTTTAAAAAGCAGGCGGCGACAGCACCGGCTGCCACTCTTCCGATGGTCTCCCTTCCGGAGGAACGGCCGCCGCCCCGGTAATCCCTGATCCCGTACTTTTCATCAAAGGTAAAATCTGCATGGCCCGGACGATAGACCTCCATGATATTTCCGTAATCATGGGAACGCTGGTCCGTGTTCCATACGACCATGGAAATGGGAGTTCCTGTTGTCATCCCCTCAAATACCCCGGACAGGATCTCCACCTGATCGGCTTCCTGTCGCTTAGTCGTAAATTTGCTCTGCCCCGGCTTTCTCCTGTCCAGATATACCTGAATATCCGCCTCCTCCAGTTTCAGCCCCGCCGGACAGCCGTCTACTACTACGCCGATGGCCTTTCCGTGAGATTCCCCCCAGGTTGTCACCTTCCATATAGTTCCCAGTGTTGAGCCTGCCATGTATGTTTCTCCTTTCCTGTCGCCTCCCTCACTTACCGGGCAGAGCCCGCCTCGCATACCCGGGTGTAAGGGCATATCTGCAAGGTATTTACTTTCCTACTTTCACGATCACGCAGCTGTTGGGCTCATTGACCCTGATTTCCTTGCCGTTCATCACAAGCAGCCC is a window of [Clostridium] saccharolyticum WM1 DNA encoding:
- a CDS encoding DUF3810 domain-containing protein, with translation MGGRSRNIDRSLLAASGIMFAVSLLLQILARKVPGFGDWYARRVYRVMVGSMGRGTGIFSFALVEAAAFLFVLYAVCYVFIHHREGKRILIRAVFLVTGLFLLFTVNCGINYYRNPFSSYSGLEVRKSSLDELKSLCQQLTADVNQLCGEGILRETDRKSLGKESVKAMKGLGEIYPELAGYYPQPKPLIWSYFFSVQQLCGQYSPFTVEATYNRSMPDYNIPHTVCHELSHLRGFMREDEANFIGYLACIGSDNEGFRYSGYLTGWIYATNALAKADQEAYWEICGQLSEKAWEDLRHNNEFWGKYEGKTAEVSNRMNDTYLKLNSQSDGVNSYGRMVDLMLAYARSK
- a CDS encoding mechanosensitive ion channel family protein; translated protein: MIFHIGSNVLPEETLGELQQEVQENLDQLRNNAVMETLRSWAPEVIAFGIKLLIALVIFFIGSRIIKLIYHMLNRSFKRVDMEVSLRKFLLSVLNAAMYCLLAFMIAGQIGVNSASIVALLGSASIAVGLAVQGSLANFAGGVLILLMKPFRVGDYIVSKDGEGTVRSIGLVYTVLNTGDNKQVVIPNGTLSNSPLTNVTAMDKRRLDVLVGIGYHSDLKKAKEIMGRIFHSQEKVLKEEPIDVFVSDLTENSVTIGGRGWTSIDDYWPVRWEILERVKLEFEAAGIEIPISRMEVQVEDRRS
- a CDS encoding carbohydrate ABC transporter permease; the protein is MQKSMKRYFPIFVLPTLAAFTIAFLYPFVIGIYLSFTEFTTVKDASWVGISNYKKIFMDRNFINALGFTVKFTLVSVVSINTLGFLLAYVLTRGIKGTNLFRTVFFMPNLIGGIVLGYIWQLLLNGILAKFGVTLSFSAKYGFWGLVILMNWQLIGYMMIIYIAGLQNVPGELVEAARIDGATRFQILKRIMIPMVMPSFTICLFLTLTNSFKLFDQNLALTAGGPGRQTSMLALDIYSTFYGRVGWEGVGQAKATVFFLMVAVISLTQLSLTRRKEVEN
- a CDS encoding carbohydrate ABC transporter permease — encoded protein: MNRKRKTMEIQQMEVGKTTGAILTAVLTALSLAFLFPIVLVFINSFKSKLYISDAPFQLPKAGTYVGVANYVEGIRKTGLFPAFGRSLFITVASVAVIILFTSMTAWYLTRVKSTFTGLLYYVFVFAMIVPFQMVMFTMSKTANDLYLNSMYGLVLLYLGFGAGQAVFLFCGFVKAIPLEIEEAAMIDGCSPMQTYFHVVFPMLRPTAVTVAILNAMWIWNDYLLPSLILPQEKGTIPMVIQNLKGGYGSIDMGAMMAMLVLAIFPIIVFYLSCQKYIIKGVAAGAVKG
- a CDS encoding SIMPL domain-containing protein, giving the protein MRKMNKPLAAILAAAAVLSMTACAQTGTASVPGTNVTTVSTKDTNTIQVSSTEGIKVVPDMAQINYAVLTQSGDPKSCQEKNSADTNNVISFLKNSGIDEKSIQTSSYGLEPMYDWNNTGQQITGYQMRTSITLSDLPLDQVSSLLSSSIDAGINSIDSVNYLSSKYDETYREALKKAVDAAKVKAEAIASASGVTLDGIAHIEEMNTYPNIRYSSSVAKEDAAAGAKSVVVEPGQIGVEAQVTVTYRVK
- a CDS encoding ABC transporter substrate-binding protein yields the protein MKLRKLAVLTLAAAMAAGTLAGCSSNKAPETTGAGEKTQAAETTAAKADDTAEAKGQIYYLNFKPEVADTWVELAGKYTEETGVPMKVQTAAAGTYEQTLKSEVAKKEPPTLFQINGPIGYKAWAKYCKDLKDTAIYGHLVDKDLAVKDGDGVYGIPYVVEGYGIIYNDAIMKKYFALDGAKAKSMDEINNFTVLKAVAEDMQARKADLGIEGVFASTSFAPGEDWRWQTHLANLPVYYEYKDDNVSDKDALDFKYADNYKNIFDLYINNSCTDPKMVGAKTVEDSMAEFALGKVAMVQNGNWGWGQVSGVDGNTVKEEDVKFLPIYTGVSGEEKQGLCIGTENFFSINSQAKEEDQKASLDFLEWLFTSETGKDYVTNKLGFIAPFDTFTADEKPTDPLAKEIDRYMNNKDLYSVSWNFTSFPSQTFKDNFGASLLEYAQGGKDWQAVVDDMKADWANEKAMTK
- the glgB gene encoding 1,4-alpha-glucan branching protein GlgB, producing the protein MDGKLYDLMDWAGIEEIVYSEAANPHNILGPHITEQGLLIQAFIPTAESVIVRFKESGKEYPMELADEAGFFAALIPRKTAAAYILLITYDNGTSEECLDPYSYPPFYTEGDLKKFESGIHYSIYEKMGAHPMTAGDAEGVYFSVWAPCAMRVSVVGDFNLWDGRRHQMRRLGDSGIFELFIPGLRAGMIYKYELKHKNGKPQLKSDPYGNYSELRPDTASVIWDINRYSWSDQEWMKKRAGIDTKQRPMSIYEVHLGSWLRKEATLDDDGSQVVGSEFYNYRELAGKLAEYVKDMGYTHVELLPIMEHPLDASWGYQVTGYYAPTSRYGTPDDFMYFMDYMHKQEIGVILDWVPAHFPRDSFGLAGFDGTCVYEHKDPRQGAHPHWGTLIYNYGRPGVSNFLIANALFWVEKYHADGIRMDAVASMLYLDYGKEPGEWIPNIYGGHENLEAVEFLKHLNSIFKSRKDGAVLIAEESTAWPRITAGVKDDGLGFDYKWNMGWMNDFTGYMQCDPYFRKHHYGEMTFSMLYAYSEDFILVFSHDEVVHGKGSMIGKMPGDTLEAKASNLRAAYGFMMGHPGKKLLFMGQDFAQVSEWDENKSLDWEILAEPVHKRTKEFVKALNHLYMSQPALYQMDYDPEGFEWVECTDSKDSITGFLRKTKKKEETLLILCNFDTVLHEKYPVGVPFEGKYKEILNSDHQAFGGEGRVNPRVKTSKKKEADERPDSIEITLAPLSVLVFACTPEKKSALIAGKKAGKSAYKKKAKGESKDQA